The genomic interval GCAGTAAATGGTGTGTGATAGCGGGTACATGGTGATCCGGATCGTGGCTTACATACAGGAGGGTTGCAATTTCATTCTTGGCAATCAGCTGAGCCGCCTGCAAAACCATCGATGTGTTGTGATCATCAAGTCCATGACAGGGTTCATCCAGAAGCAGGAGCTCAGGGCGTTTTATCAGGGCCCGCACAATCAGGGCCACCCGCTGAATCCCGAAGGAAACCTGCCGCATTGGTTTCGTCAGAACATCATCTATTCCAAAAAGTCTTGACCACTCCCGGGCTTCGTCTATCTGGATATCCTTCGGCCTGTCATAGAGGCCAAGAGTATCAAAAAAACCGGAAAGCACCACACTCATAACCGGAATCCCCATAAGCTGACGCATATGCAGAGCAGCAGAAACATGGCCGATCTGCTTTTTAATCTCCCAGACGCTCTCACCGGTGCCTTTGCGCCTGCCAAAAAGGTAGAGCTCCTGTCCGTAAGCCTTGGGGTTATCGCCGTTTACAAGCTCCATCAGGGTTGTTTTACCGGCGCCGTTGGGGCCGGATATCTTCCATGCCTCTCCGGACAAGACCTTCCAGTTGACATCCCGCAGTATAACCTCGTTCCGGTAGGAGACATTAATCTGCCTCATGTCCAAAAGAGGTCTTCCTTTGGTTCTTTCTTTTTCTTTTTCCATACCGTTTTCCCGGCGGCGCCGGATCTTCTCCCACAGCCCGGCTTTTTCATTTCCCGGAAGATCCGCTTTGTCAAATTTCTTATCCGTAAGCGCGGCAGATAGTTCAATAAGCTGGTCCGTATATTCCGGCGCCTCCCTGCGCCGTCCTGTTATAATGACCAGGGCGCATTGTGCCAGCAGATGCTCAAGCAGATCGGTTAACTCCTTACGGGCTTCAATATCCAGGCCGTCAAAGGGGTCATCGAGTATCAGCAGCAGCGGTTCGTCGATAAGGGCATGCATAATCAGGACTTTTCTCAGTTCACCGGAAGAGAGTGCCCGCAGTCCACGATTCAGCAGGGAATTCAGACGAAAACGCTGCATAAGGCCGTGATACTGCCGGGGCAGATTCCCGCGTATGCCAAGATATTCTCCCACAGGACGCCCCAGATCCGGGGCGCCGCCGTTGAGGTCGCTCTCATCCCGGCGTTTTTCCGCCTCTAAAAGATACAATCCCGTTTCAAAAGAGACGGACTCGGTCCTGGCGTTGAGTTCCGGTGCTGCGTCCCGTGTCCCGCCGAAGGGGATTACCTCGCCTGCCAGCAGGCGGCTGTACCAGGTTTTCCCGCTGCCATTGGGCCCGTACAGGACTGTACATCTGCCGAAACGTATATCACAGTCGGGAAAACTGTGTTCACCTCCGGCAGCTGCAGTTAATACGATGTTCCGTACCGAGACTAATAGATCATCCTGTTTCATCGCTTCAAAGTAGATCACAGGTTGTAAAAATACTGCAAGCGTTTTTGTTGCGTATTATGCACCTATTGCTTGTTATTTATGCAATATTTTCAATATTGACAGAGACAATTCTTGGTCGTATGCTTGACGAGTACATAAATCCAAGCTGAGAAAAGGTAGAAAATATGAACTATTTTAATTCACTTCCCCTGCGCAGACAGCTCGAACAACTGGGTACCTGCGATTTTATGGATCCTGCAGAGTTCTCCGGAGTGGAAAAACTCAAGGGTAAAAGGATCGTTATCGTAGGCTGTGGCGCCCAGGGGCTTAACCAGGGACTAAATCTTCGGGATTCCGGCCTGGATGTCTCCTACGCTCTCAGGGCAGAGGCCATCAGCAAGAAACGGCAGTCGTTTATTAATGCCACCGAAAACGGTTTTGCAGTGGGTACCCACAACGAAATGATTCCCCAGGCCGACCTGGTTGCCAACCTTACGCCGGACAAGCAGCATTCTGCCGTCATCGATACCGTAATGCCTCTTATGAAAAAGGGTTCCGCCCTGCTCTACTCCCACGGTTTTAACATTGTGGAAGAGGGCAAGAAGATCCGCGACGACATTACCGTTATTATGGTTGCTCCCAAATCGCCGGGTTCAGAAGTCAGGGAAGAGTACAAACGGGGATTCGGGGTTCCCACCCTGATTGCCGTACACCCGGAAAATGATCCGAACGGTGAGGGCCTTGAACTTGCCAAGGCCTATGCGGCCGGAACCGGCGGTCACCGTGCTGGAGTACTGAAGTCCTCCTTTATTGCCGAGGTTAAATCAGACCTTATGGGAGAACAGACCATTCTCTGCGGTATGCTCCAGACCGGGTCCATCCTGATCTTCGACAAGATGGTGGAGAAGGGAATCAAAGAGGATTACGCCTGTAAGCTGGTTCAGTTCGGATGGGAAACCGTTTCAGAAGCCATGAAACACGGCGGTATTACCAACATGATGGACCGCCTTTCCAATCCTGCAAAGATCAGGGCTTTTGAACTTTCCCAGGAATTAAAGGAAATCATGACCCCCCTGTATCGGAAGCATATGGACGACATCATGTCAGGCAAGTTCAGCTCCACCATGATGGAGGACTGGTCCAGGGATGACAAGGATCTCCTAACTTGGAGGGAAGAGACCAACAACACCGGCTTTGAAAGGACCGCCACCGGAACCATGGAGATAAGCGAGCAGGAGTACTTTGACCACGGAGTACTGATGGTGGCGATGGTAAAAGCAGGAGTAGAACTGGCGTTCGAAACCATGATCTCCTCGGGGATTAAAGCCGAATCTGCCTATTATGAGTCCCTCCACGAGGTCCCCCTCATTGCAAACCTGATCAGCAGAAAAAAGCTTTATGAAATGAACAAGGTAATTTCTGATACAGCAGAATACGGCTGTTATCTCTTTGCCAATGCCTGCGTTCCCCTGTTGCAGGACTTCATGAAAAAGATCGATTCTGATGTTGCGGGAAAAAGCTATAAGGGCGGCAGTAATGATGTCGATAATATTGAGCTTATTAAGGTCAACAGGGAAATCAGAAACCATCCGGTGGAGACTGTCGGTGCAAAACTGCGGGGATTCATGACCGCCATGAAGAGCCTGCGCTAACAGCAGCGCAGGCTTTCTACTTTCAGGGGGCCGGTATCAGGCCCCTTCGACTTTTCGCTCTCTGGTGTAGAGGCTTAGTTCAGTCTCTTCGACCAGTCGAACCCGTGCTGCTATTCCAGCGGGGTCAAGTTCAAATTCCGTCAGCAGTTCTTCCCGTGTACCCTGGGCATAAAAGGCGTCAGGAAGCCCGTAGTAGCTGAAACGGCAGTTCAATTGGCGTTTCAGCACTATGGAGGCTATGGTCTCCCCTATACCGCCGATGCGTGCGGAATCTTCGATACAGATTACGTTGGTATAAGAATCAAGGATCTCCGCGAGATACTCCTCATCCAGAGGCTTTATAAAGCGCAGATTATATATGTCGCAGTATAGACCTTCCTCTCTAAGTTCGGCCGCAGCGGTACGGGCTTCCTTTAAAATACCGCCGGGAGTTATCAGCAGGGTGTTGGATGGCCCTTCGCTAAGGAGCCTTCCCCTCCCCGTCTGCCAGGGAACAGCCATGTCATCACAACTCAGGGCTGACGCTTTCGGGTAACGCAGCATGCAGGGGCCGTTAAGGCTGAGGGCATAATCCATGGCAGCGGCCATCTCCTGCCTGCAGCCGGGTGCAATTATCGTCATACCAGGAACAGACTTGAACAGCGCTATATCGTAGAGTCCCTGGTGGGTTTCTCCATCGTCCCCAACCAGGCCCGCCCTGTCCATGGCAATAATAACCGGCAGCCCTGGTAAGGCTATATCGTGGAAAACCTGGTCTACTGTACGTTGCATAAAAGTCGAATAGATAGCAACAACAGGACGACACCCGGCTCGTGCCTGACCTGCGGCGAAAGCGACAGCATGCTCCTCGGCAATCCCTGCATCAAAAAACCGATCAGGAAAACGCTCCTGAAAATTGTGCAGACCGGTCCCCTTGGACATGGCCGCCGTTATGGCAGTAATCCGCGAATCCGATTCCGCGTATTTAACTATGCTGTCGGAAAAAGCAGCGGTAAAAGAGTAGGAAGCCCGCTCCGTCAGCTTTCCGTCTTCTATGGTAAAAGGAGCTATACCGTGGAAAAGGGTTGGATTTCCCTCCGCATGTTCATATCCCCGGCCTTTTTGAGTCACCACATGCACAACCGTGGGACGTCCGATCTTTTTTACCTCTTCAAATACCTCTTTAAGTTTTGAGATACTGTGCCCGTCGATAGGTCCCACATATTCAAAACCGAGATCAGAGAAGATGCTCTCTTTGTAGAGAACTGCTTTAAAGCCCTTACGAATACGGACACTCAGGTCAAAGAGTTTCATACCTATAACAGGCAACCCTTTTATCCCCTGATCAAACTTTTCGCGCAGTTTCTGGTAGCGCTTTGAAGCAAAAAGCCGGCTTAAATAGTTGGAAAGCAGCCATTTGCCGCTGACGGTAAGGGCCCCGACATTCTTGCTGATAGACATGGTGTTATCGTTCAGAATAACGATGAGCTGCTTTTTCAGGTGTCCTGCGTGATTCAGAGCCTCAAATGCCATTCCGCCGGTCATGGCTCCGTCCCCGATAATCGCCACGACGGCACCTTCTTCTCCGCTTACGTCCTGCCCGGTAAGCACCCCCAGGGCCTCGGAAATCGAGGTTGAAGCATGTCCGGTTTCCACAATATCGTGGGGACTCTCACTGTTTTTCGGAAATCCGCTTATACCGTCTTTCTTGCGTATACTGTCGAAACTTTTGTTCCGCCCGGTCAGAAGCTTATGGGTGTAACATTGATGTCCAACGTCCCAGATCAGTTTATCCTTCGGCGATTCAAAGGCCAGGTGCAGGGCCATGCTCAGTTCAACAGCGCCGAGATTGCTGGCCAAATGGCCGCCGTTTCTGCTGACAACGTCTATAATACGTTCCCGGATCTCCTGGGCGAGTCGGGGGAGGCTCTTTTTTTCCAAATTACGAAGATCTTCAGGACCATTTATTTTATTCAACAGGGAATCTTCCATCAGGCTTCTCCAGTTAATGCTTCTTAAGATACGGCTACTCAGAGGGTGAGAAAAGTAAATTTATCATCTGGTTAATATATTCTAAAAGTAATCTTCTGCGGGCGTCATTGGAAAAAGAATACGCTGCGCTCATGGACGCTGGTTCTTCAGGCAGGGTCTCCTCCGGGATTTCAGCAAGAGCCTCAGGCAGAAACTCCTCTTCCGGGACAGGTGGAACATCCTGTTCGGTCTGTTCCGCAGCTTCCTTCTGGCGGACGAGGTCTTCATTGCCTATAACCTGTCCATCGCCTCTGCTGAAACTGGAATATACCAGAACAGAATCCGCAAGATCGTCAAAGGCTATTCTGCCCTCATCGTTCAGGTCCCGCAGGTTTGCCCAGCCCTCTATCTCTACGCGCTGTACAGCCCGGTCTATTCGCGTTTCCCTGCTGCCCTGAAGAAAGAAACTTCCCGCCGGACCGGTTTGTACAATTCTGGCTCCTATACGGGTCGAAAAGGTAGTTTCCTCTTCCCCGTCTGCGCTAATCTGGTTCATGGAATCACTGGAAGGAAGAAAATTAAAGAGCCCGTCACCCTCTCCACCGGTAAAGGTAAGGGAAACACTGCCCGTGCTGCTGAAAGATGAGGTATATTGCATCGAAGTTTCGGATGTAATAGCTACCCCTACCAGATCTCCCACCTGAAGAGATCCGGCAGCGGTCAGATAGCCGGGGAAATCCGGGGGCACAAGACTATCAGCACCAGAATAGGTAGAAAATAGAATTAATGCTGATAGGAGGGCTGTCAACTGTTTCATATCGGAGAACCATCAAGGTTCGGGGATTGGCATCCCAAAGACGCACAATCCCTGTTTTACCTTGTTATTTCTTTTTGTGTCGGTTCTTCCGAAGCTTTTTTTTACGCTTATGGGTAGCAATCTTATGTCGCTTTCTTTTTCGTCCGCAAGGCACAGCAACCGGCTCCTTTCTTTACAGTTTTAGTATGTACCCAGACACATATGTCTCCATACGGTATAAAGATACATAAACTTGCGTCACTAAACAAGTTGTGTGGCAGTATGCAGGGTATTTGACATGGAAGTCAAGGCCTGAGGCAGGGTTTGTCGGAATTGTTATTGATGTTGAATTTCGCCCTTTATAGCTGTATGATGTCCCGAGTGGATAAAATCGTCAATACTATACCGGTCCGGTATACTGATTCCCGGATCAATGACATGATCCGTTCCGCATCTTCGCATACCAGCCTTTTGCCGCAGCATTTTAATCAGAATGAAGAGTTCTTCCTGAAACTGCCCCAGGAGATAGAGATTCCAAGCCTGCCGGTCCACCACGATATTCGTAAAGATACACCACAGGAGAGCTACCTGACGGCGCTTCGGCAGCTCATGGAAAATCTGATTGTCCATATTCCGGGGTTCTTCAGAGAGACGACATATTATTTTGATCCCGCCGAGGTCCTGCGTCCCTGTTTTTTTCAGGTTTTCCGTATAAACGACGTACCATTTTTGTACCTCGGAAGGCTTGATCTTAGTTTCCGGCCCCACGACGGCGAACTGCTTGACTCCGGGGGCAATGATCTGACACCCCGCTACCGTACCAGCAGAATCTACCTGGACTGTGATCTGATACCATTAAAGGATATCCTGCTGGAAGAGCGGAGAGTCAGCGGGTTTGTGGTAAAGCAGGTTATATCTCAGACCTGGATAGGCGAAACCGGACGGGGATATTTTGTTCAGGGAATCTGGATTGACCACGAGCTGACCAAATTCTTTTCCCGGCTTTTTGTCCCCGGGGAGACAAGCCTCTACCCCTACTACCCTTTTACCTGTAAGTACCGTTCGATCTGTCATGCCCTCATTGACAGTGATCCCGACGAACGGCGCCGCGGGGTGCCCCGTCTGCGTCGGGCCCTTGAGTTCCTGGAACCGGAGATAGATTCCATTCAAACCCAGCTGAAAAAGGAAGCCTTCAGTCCGGATTTACCGGTATTCTCCTCCCTTAAAAAGCAGGTACCCCCGCTCTGGAACGGCGTATGGCAGAATATCCGGGTTAAACGCTATCTGAATGAACACGACATGAAGGAGTTTGTGCTTGAAACTGCGACTTGAAGATATTCCCGGCATGCACATTACCATTATGGGCCTTGGACTGCATGGAGGCGGCGCTGCTGCGGCCCGGTTTTTCTCACGCCTTGGAGCACGGGTACTGGTTACCGATTTACGGACATCCGATGAACTTGCAAGTTCCCTGATCAGCCTTGAAGACCTGGATATAAGCTACCGTCTTGGAGAGCACCGGATGGATGATTTCTCCGGCGCAGACCTTGTTATTAAGAACCCCGCAGTTCCGCCGAACTCTCCTTATCTGCAGGCCGCGAAAGCCTTAAGCAGCGATATCGCGGTTTTCCTTGGACTCAGCCGCCGGGAGGTTTTTGCCATTACCGGCACAAAGGGAAAATCAACCACTGCCAGCGCCGTATATCATGTCCTTTCCAGGGACTTTCCGCAAACCGATCTTGGAGGAAACATCACCGTAAGCCCTTTAAGCTTTTTGCTTCGCGACATTAATAAGGGTGTTTTGCGGGAGAGCGATGCCCCGGTGGTGCTGGAGCTTTCCTCCTGGCAGCTGGCTGACTGTATTCCCCGGGAGGGCCTGAAACCCCGTTACAGCATGATCACCAATATCATGCATGACCATCAGAACCGCTACGAAAAGTTTGCAGACTATGTGGCAGACAAAGCCCTGATTTTTACAAACCAGAATGCAGATGATTTCTCCGTCTTAAACTATGATGATCCCTACGGACGGGAGTATGCGGAAAAATCCGGAGCAAAGGTACTCTATTTTTCCAATACCACCCTTCCCGATTCCCTGGAAGGAGGTTTTCTGCGTAACAAGACCGGCTTCCTCCGCTATGGCGGAAAAGAACTGGAAATCCTGCCGGAGAACCTTGGCATACCCGGGACCCATAACCGCCTGAACCTGCTGGCTGCGGCTGTTATGCTGCAGGCAGCACAGGTTCCAGCCGAAACGGTGCGGGAGGGTCTTGGTGAGTTCCGCGGGATTCCCCACAGACTGGAAAAAGTAGCCTGTATCGGCGGGGTCAGCTATGTTAACGACAGTGCCGCCACAATTCCCCAGGCAGCGGCAGCGGCTATCTCGAGTTTCGAGGCCCCGGTACGGCTGATTGCCGGGGGCACGGATAAGGACCTGGACTTTAGCGGCTTTTCCGATGCCCTGCGCCGGGTATCCGGGCTCTACCTGCTGGAAGGGAATGCCACGCTCCGGTTTGAAGCTGCCGCCTCCAAGGCGAATCTCCCTTACAAGGGTCCGTTTGATTCACTGAAATCTGCCCTTACGGCGGTACAGAGCGATGTCTGTCCTGGAGACGTGGTGCTGCTTTCACCGGGATGCGCCTCATTCGGCATGTTCCAAAATGAGTTCCACCGGGGAGACCTTTTTCGTGACCTTGTCCGTAAAATGTCCGCGGAATCGCCGAAACCGGCAAAAAACAGTTAGCGGCGAAGGCGTTTGTAGTAGATGTTCCGTGTGCCCTCTGCCAGCCGATACAGGGCATAGGCCCCGGTTCGGACAGGAAAATCCCAGCAGCCGGCACGGTTGACGATTTCTCCTCCAAACCCCGTTTTAAAGCGGTACAGACCACTCATGGGATGGTCCTTATCGTCAGAGGGGGAATCCCGTACAGATCGTAACTTTCACAGCCGTGCTGTTTTGCAATACGAATGGCCTCCCACTGCAGGAGATAGGTGGGCATTAGGTTTCTGTGCACAGAACGGGAGGCCCCATACAGATAGGTGGCGGAGGTGCCATGGAGGGCAATGATGTTCCCGGCTACCACATCTCCCTCTACTTCCGCGAGGAGCAGCCTGACCGAAGGGTTTTTCCGCTTGAGTCCCTCCTGAAAAACCTTGCGGTAATAATCATAGGAGTGAATACTGATGCCATCCCGCTCGGCGGTCTCCTGGTAAATTTCATACCAGGTTTCCAGGTCCCTGAGGCTGCCGCTGCGAACGATAACTCCCTTCTTCCGGGCCAGCCGTATATTGTAGCGGGTCTTTTTTTTCATATCCGCCAGGATCTCGTCTTCACTCTTTGTCAGAGATACAATGACTGTATCGGGGGGCTGAATATCTACCAGGGCCCGTCGGAAGGGAGATTCCAGATAACCTTTTCTGTCCTCTGCAGCCGACACCCGCCATGGAAGATCGAAACGGATGAAAGTTACATAAGAAGGCAGAGAAAGGGCCATGTTACGAGCAAAGAGGGCAAAAAAATGGGGTTCCACCTCGTTCATCGGACCGTGAGGTACATAGGCTATACCCTGCCTCAGAGGAAGTCGGCGCACCAGCACCAACAGGGGATGTTCGTTAAAGCTGAAGGCAAAAGGGGTCCAGCCGAAGTTCTCCTTTACTCTGCCCCAGTAGCCGGTCTGCAGCAGATTATCGTGAGCATCGAGTTCATCCAGAGAAACCGGTTCCATCATCGCGCCGGGCATAATCAGCCTACACTCCCCCTTGCCAGGCTCCGCGTCCGCACGGCTTTACCTGCGGCGGCGATTGCGGTAGAACCGATCATGACAGTGTTCTCCTCTACCCGCATGGGGGTGGAGAAGAAATCATCAATACTGATCCGTTTTGCCCCTTCGGAGGCAGGTTCCTCACCCTTCAGAGAAAGCCGGGTCCCGGACTCCACCCCGGGTAAAAAGAGCACTTCCAGCTCCTTTTCGCCCTCCGTGGAAGCTGCCAGAAGCATTCCCTCGCTCTTTATTCCCCTGAGTTTGGCTGGTTTCAGGTTGTAGACCAGCACGATGTGCTGCCCCTTAAGGTTATCGATACTATAGTGATCCACCAGGCCGGAGACTATCTGTCGATATTCTTCTCCCAGCTTAAGCTGAAGCACGTAGAGTTTATCAGCATTAGGGTGCTGTTCCACAGATTCTATCCGGGCTACCCGCAAATCCAGCCGCTTACGGAAAAAACCCTCAGGAGAAACTTCGGCCTTTTCTTTTTTTGCAGCCTCCCTCTCGGCCTGGCTGCCTGCAAAACGTTCCTTTAAGCCCTCGATAAAATCATCCTCGAGACGCTGAAAAAGGATCTCCGGTTTGGCGATTCTCTGGATACCTCCTGGAGTCCCCAGGGAATCCCAGGTAATCTGGTCAATTCCAAGCCATGCGGCGATCCGTTCCGATGTTTCCGGGATATACGGCGCAACCAGTACGGCGAGGTCCCGGATAAGATAGGTAAGGTCCTTCAGGAGCCGGGCAGCCTCGTAGGGGGCTTCAGTGCGGGTGCGCCAGGGTTCCCCGTCCTGAAAGGCCTTGTTACCCATGGAAGAGAGGGTAAAAATCTCCCGGAAGGCATCCCGAAGTTCCGCCCGCTCCAGATGGGCGGTAATTTCATCTTCATGCCCGGCAACTTTTTTCCAGAAAGCGGAATCGGATTCGGCCTCGGGAAGTTTTCCGTCGTAGAAGCGGTTAACAAAGGTAAGCGTACGGTTTACCAGGTTTCCCAGGTTTCCAATCAGCTCGCCGTTGACCTTCTCCTGGAAATCCTTCCAGGTAAAGAGGGCATCCGCCTTTTCAGGGCGGTTATAGTAGATATAGAAGCGCCAGACATCCGCCGGGATTCCCGTCTCCTTGGCGTCGGTGCCGAATACACCGATTCCCTTGCTCTTGGAGAACTTGCCGCTTTCGTAGTTCAGGTACTCCGTGGAGGACATATGGTGCAGCAGGGTCCAGTCTTCTCCGCTTCCCAGCAGGGAGGAAGGAAAGATTACCGTATGGAAAGGAATGTTATCCTTGCCGATAAACTGGAAAAGCTCTACGTTTCCCGGGTCCTTCCACCACTTTTCCCACTCATCCGTAAGAGTTGCAGTTATGGAGATATAGCCGATGGGGGCATCAAACCAAACGTAAAAGACCTTGTCTTCGTAGCCCTTCTTGGGGACCGGAATGCCCCACTTCAGGTCCCGCGTTATGGCCCGTTCCTTGAGGCCGTCCCGGATCCAGGAGTTGGTCATCTGTATTGCGTTGCGGGCCCAGAAACCTTTTACCGAAGCGTCGTTCATCCAGGTCTGAAGCCTGGGCAGAATCGCCGGCAGATCCAGGTACAGGTGATGGGTCTCCCGCACTTCGGGTTCGGCACTGCAGCTGCCGCAGCGGGGTTTAATCAGGTCAGTAGGGTCCAGCAGCTTGCCGCAGTTCTCGCACTGGTCTCCCCGGGCATCCTCGTATCCGCAGTGAGGACAGGTTCCCCGCACAAAACGGTCCGCCAGAAAACGCTGACAGCTGCTGCAGTAGAGCTGTTCTATACTGCCTTCTTTAATATAACCCTGGCGGTCGCAACCTTTAAAGACAGACTGAACAATCTCTGTCTGTTCCGGGGTAGATGTACGGCCGAACTTGTCAAAAGCGATATTGAACCATTTATAGATATCGTCGTGAATAACAAAATAACGGTCGCACAATTCCTTGGGAGAGACTCCTTCCTCCTGTGCCCTGGTCTCGGTGGCAGTACCGTATTCATCGGTTCCGCAGACATAGAGGGTTTCATAGCCTTTGAGACGACAGAAGCGGGCAAAAACGTCCGCTGAGAGTACCTGAATCAGGTTGCCCAGATGAGGGATATTATTTACGTACGGTAAGGCCGAGGTGATCAGTCTCTTCTTCATAGCTCACCACTATATGGAATTATAGCCGCCGTTGCAAGAGAAAGGGAAAAGTGCAAAACGGGCTTTAGTCAATCCCTTTTAAACTCCCTTGACGCTCGCAGCCCTGGGAAGTACCCTTTACCCTATGTGGTGTGTCTCAAAGCTGCGGAGAACCGGATACCGGTTTTGAGCTGCAGCGGGAAGACACGCACCAAGAAAACACAGGAGGTGTTATGTCGGACCGTAACCAGACACCGAAGGGCTTTCCCTTTCCGGTGCGGCCGAAAATGATAATGCTGGCGATTGTCGTACTGTTAATCGCCGGTACCGTCATGTCGAGCTTCTATGTAGTCGACCAGACAGAGCAGGCGGTGATTCTCTT from Marispirochaeta sp. carries:
- the metG gene encoding methionine--tRNA ligase, which gives rise to MKKRLITSALPYVNNIPHLGNLIQVLSADVFARFCRLKGYETLYVCGTDEYGTATETRAQEEGVSPKELCDRYFVIHDDIYKWFNIAFDKFGRTSTPEQTEIVQSVFKGCDRQGYIKEGSIEQLYCSSCQRFLADRFVRGTCPHCGYEDARGDQCENCGKLLDPTDLIKPRCGSCSAEPEVRETHHLYLDLPAILPRLQTWMNDASVKGFWARNAIQMTNSWIRDGLKERAITRDLKWGIPVPKKGYEDKVFYVWFDAPIGYISITATLTDEWEKWWKDPGNVELFQFIGKDNIPFHTVIFPSSLLGSGEDWTLLHHMSSTEYLNYESGKFSKSKGIGVFGTDAKETGIPADVWRFYIYYNRPEKADALFTWKDFQEKVNGELIGNLGNLVNRTLTFVNRFYDGKLPEAESDSAFWKKVAGHEDEITAHLERAELRDAFREIFTLSSMGNKAFQDGEPWRTRTEAPYEAARLLKDLTYLIRDLAVLVAPYIPETSERIAAWLGIDQITWDSLGTPGGIQRIAKPEILFQRLEDDFIEGLKERFAGSQAEREAAKKEKAEVSPEGFFRKRLDLRVARIESVEQHPNADKLYVLQLKLGEEYRQIVSGLVDHYSIDNLKGQHIVLVYNLKPAKLRGIKSEGMLLAASTEGEKELEVLFLPGVESGTRLSLKGEEPASEGAKRISIDDFFSTPMRVEENTVMIGSTAIAAAGKAVRTRSLARGSVG